One window of the Archangium primigenium genome contains the following:
- a CDS encoding DUF819 family protein, with protein sequence MTAVLQVLALVGFPGLVLFAARHVRPLAWVGPVVVCYGFGILLGNLPGWSPDVKLSLTVSEAAVPLAIPLLLFSTDVPRWSRLARPTLVSFALACVSAMVGAAGVGWLLKDGSDEWWKMSGMLVGVYTGGTANMNAVGLALRVREETLILLNTADIVVGAVYLLFLVTVAQRVALVFLRPFANPSGWVDGGEASETSGPLGPRARGMALALGLAAGLVGVSVGASWLALGGLEPPVVLLLLTSLSLAASFVPAVRRLPGSYALGDYALLVFCVAVGTLADASRLRDTGAFVFLFCAGVVLASVVLHFALAALFRIDADTALITSTATIFGPPFIGPVARALGNRELVVSGLTTGLMGYAVGTYLGLAVAWWLRP encoded by the coding sequence ATGACGGCGGTGCTCCAAGTCCTGGCCCTGGTGGGCTTTCCTGGCCTCGTCCTGTTCGCCGCGCGCCACGTCCGGCCGCTCGCCTGGGTGGGGCCGGTGGTCGTCTGTTACGGCTTCGGCATCCTCCTGGGCAACCTGCCCGGGTGGAGCCCGGACGTGAAGCTGAGCCTGACGGTGAGCGAGGCCGCCGTGCCGCTCGCCATTCCGCTGCTGCTCTTCTCCACGGACGTGCCCCGGTGGAGCCGGCTGGCGCGGCCCACGCTGGTGTCCTTCGCGCTCGCGTGCGTGTCCGCCATGGTGGGCGCCGCGGGGGTGGGGTGGCTGCTCAAGGACGGCTCGGACGAGTGGTGGAAGATGTCCGGCATGCTGGTGGGCGTCTACACGGGCGGCACCGCCAACATGAACGCCGTGGGCCTGGCGCTGCGGGTGCGCGAGGAGACGCTCATCCTGCTCAACACGGCGGACATCGTCGTGGGGGCCGTGTACCTGCTCTTCCTCGTCACGGTGGCCCAGCGCGTGGCGCTCGTCTTCCTGCGGCCCTTTGCCAACCCCTCGGGCTGGGTGGACGGCGGCGAGGCCTCGGAGACGTCCGGGCCGCTGGGGCCGCGCGCGCGGGGCATGGCGCTGGCCCTGGGGCTGGCGGCCGGGCTCGTGGGCGTGTCCGTGGGGGCGTCGTGGCTCGCGCTGGGGGGGCTGGAGCCGCCGGTGGTGCTCCTGCTGCTCACCTCGCTGAGCCTCGCGGCCTCCTTCGTGCCCGCGGTGCGGCGGCTGCCGGGCAGCTACGCCCTGGGGGACTACGCGCTGCTCGTCTTTTGCGTGGCGGTGGGCACGCTCGCCGACGCCAGCCGCCTGCGGGACACGGGCGCGTTCGTCTTCCTCTTCTGCGCGGGCGTGGTGCTCGCCTCCGTGGTGCTGCACTTCGCCCTCGCGGCGCTCTTCCGCATCGACGCGGACACCGCGCTCATCACCTCCACCGCCACCATCTTCGGGCCGCCCTTCATCGGTCCGGTGGCCCGCGCGCTCGGCAACCGCGAGCTCGTGGTGTCGGGCCTCACCACCGGGCTCATGGGCTACGCGGTGGGCACCTACCTGGGATTGGCCGTGGCCTGGTGGCTGCGGCCCTGA
- a CDS encoding multidrug efflux RND transporter permease subunit — MFVDFFIRRPVFAAVCSILLTLAGAVAIPTLPISQYPDLAPPQVTVTSTYVGASAEVVEQAVTIPLEQEINGVEGMRYITSTSGNDGTSQITVTFEPTRDIEVAAVDVQNRVSRAAARLPSQVNQTGIVVNKASSQMLLTIGLSSPDNRYDTQFLTNYADVNLKDAIKRVRGVGDVRIFGERKFSMRLWLDPTALASRGLTPQDVTRALQEQNLQVAAGQVGQPPSDTDQPYQMAVRARGRLLEPDEFGEVVLQRTAADGKVVRVKDVGRVELGAESYSTLLRFGGRPGVGMGVFQLPTANALDVRDGVYRELERLAQQFPPGLEYKTGTDTTLAVRASINEVMHTLVEAIALVILVIFLFLHGWRSVLITAITLPVSLIGTFSFVYLMGFSINTLTLFGLTLATGLVVDDAIVVIENIERLMAERGLSPMKAASEGMKEVAGAVVAISIVLVAVFVPVALFPGTTGAIYRQFALTIAASVALSTFCALTLTPALSARLLKHHHGEKWVFFRMMDRGLDWTRDTYSRGLRGILRYPLVILGAFLLCIAGTVMLLRAAPTGFIPDEDQGYIIVSIQGPEGMALTQTEKVMADVEKILLAQPEVLTMFAIGGFSMSGNGSNYSTIFVPLTPWEKRVGKEHSVAALVERLRGPFGAIGTARVLPFQPPAIRGVGSVGGFQFIVEDNAGTRSLDELATSTAELVAAGNEDGQLRGVFTSFNADTPLLDVEVDRQKAKALGVPIEQIFGTMQIYMGSQYVNDFNYANRTYRVYMQAEQRFRDSPQDIGSFYVRSDAGAMIPLESLVKVNPIVSAQVIRHYNLFRSAEINGQGAPGVSSGQALAAMEQLAAERLPPGMSAEWTGLSLEQKESGGQTVIIFGLGLLFVFLVLAAQYESFTLPFVIILSVPLAIMGAIGLQLARGFANDVFCQVGLVMLVGLASKNAILIVEFAEQLRAAGKSAAEAVVEAAAVRLRPILMTSIAFLLGVVPLMTATGAGAASRNSLGTTVFGGMLVSTVVNFLFIPGLYVLMLKLRGEAEAPASSGSNDSGSDADSHGVPAPSP; from the coding sequence GTGTTCGTCGATTTCTTCATCCGCAGGCCCGTCTTCGCCGCCGTCTGCTCCATCCTGCTCACGCTGGCCGGAGCGGTGGCCATTCCCACCCTGCCCATCTCCCAGTACCCGGACCTGGCGCCCCCCCAGGTGACCGTCACCAGCACCTACGTGGGCGCGAGCGCCGAGGTGGTGGAGCAGGCCGTCACCATCCCGTTGGAGCAGGAGATCAACGGCGTGGAGGGCATGCGCTACATCACCTCCACGAGCGGCAACGACGGCACCAGTCAGATCACCGTCACCTTCGAGCCCACGCGCGACATCGAGGTCGCGGCCGTGGACGTGCAGAACCGCGTGAGCCGCGCCGCCGCGCGCCTGCCCTCGCAGGTGAACCAGACGGGCATCGTGGTCAACAAGGCCTCCAGCCAGATGCTGCTGACCATCGGCCTGTCCAGTCCGGACAACCGCTACGACACCCAGTTCCTCACCAACTACGCGGACGTGAACCTCAAGGACGCCATCAAGCGCGTGCGGGGCGTGGGCGACGTGCGCATCTTCGGCGAGCGCAAGTTCTCCATGCGCCTGTGGTTGGACCCCACGGCGCTGGCCAGCCGCGGCCTCACCCCCCAGGACGTCACGCGCGCGCTCCAGGAGCAGAACCTCCAGGTGGCCGCGGGCCAGGTGGGCCAGCCCCCGAGCGACACGGATCAGCCCTACCAGATGGCGGTGCGTGCCCGGGGTCGGCTCCTGGAGCCCGACGAGTTCGGCGAGGTGGTGCTGCAGCGCACCGCCGCGGACGGCAAGGTGGTGCGGGTCAAGGACGTGGGCCGCGTGGAGCTGGGCGCGGAGAGCTACAGCACGCTCTTGCGCTTTGGCGGCCGGCCCGGCGTGGGCATGGGCGTGTTCCAGTTGCCCACCGCCAACGCGCTGGACGTGCGCGACGGCGTCTACCGGGAGCTGGAGCGGCTCGCGCAGCAGTTCCCCCCGGGCCTCGAGTACAAGACGGGCACGGACACCACGCTCGCGGTGCGCGCCTCCATCAACGAGGTGATGCACACGCTCGTGGAGGCCATCGCGCTCGTCATCCTCGTCATCTTCCTGTTCCTGCACGGCTGGCGCAGCGTGCTCATCACCGCCATCACCCTGCCGGTGTCGCTCATCGGCACCTTCTCCTTCGTGTACCTGATGGGCTTCTCCATCAACACGCTCACCCTCTTTGGCCTCACGCTCGCCACGGGCCTCGTGGTGGATGACGCCATCGTGGTCATCGAGAACATCGAGCGCTTGATGGCCGAGCGGGGCCTGTCCCCCATGAAGGCGGCGAGCGAGGGCATGAAGGAAGTGGCGGGCGCCGTGGTGGCCATCTCCATCGTGCTGGTGGCGGTGTTCGTCCCCGTGGCCCTGTTCCCCGGCACCACCGGCGCCATCTACCGCCAGTTCGCGCTCACCATCGCCGCGTCCGTGGCCCTGTCCACCTTCTGCGCCCTCACCCTCACCCCCGCCCTGAGCGCCCGCCTGCTCAAGCACCACCACGGCGAGAAGTGGGTGTTCTTCCGGATGATGGACCGCGGGCTCGACTGGACGCGCGACACCTACAGCCGCGGACTGCGCGGCATCCTGCGCTACCCGCTCGTCATCCTCGGCGCCTTCCTCTTGTGCATCGCGGGCACGGTGATGCTCCTGCGCGCGGCGCCCACGGGCTTCATCCCCGACGAGGACCAGGGCTACATCATCGTCTCCATCCAGGGCCCCGAGGGCATGGCGCTCACCCAGACGGAGAAGGTGATGGCCGACGTGGAGAAGATCCTCCTGGCCCAGCCCGAGGTGCTGACCATGTTCGCCATCGGCGGCTTCTCCATGTCGGGCAACGGCTCCAACTACTCCACCATCTTCGTGCCGCTCACCCCCTGGGAGAAGCGCGTGGGCAAGGAGCACTCGGTGGCGGCGCTGGTGGAGCGGCTGCGCGGCCCGTTCGGCGCCATCGGCACCGCGCGCGTGCTGCCCTTCCAGCCCCCGGCCATCCGCGGCGTGGGCAGCGTCGGTGGCTTCCAGTTCATCGTCGAGGACAACGCGGGCACGCGCTCGCTCGACGAGCTGGCCACCTCCACCGCCGAGCTGGTGGCCGCGGGCAACGAGGACGGCCAGCTGCGCGGCGTGTTCACCTCGTTCAACGCCGACACGCCGCTCCTGGACGTGGAGGTGGACCGGCAGAAGGCCAAGGCGCTCGGCGTCCCCATCGAGCAGATCTTCGGCACCATGCAGATCTACATGGGCAGCCAGTACGTCAACGACTTCAACTACGCCAACCGCACCTACCGCGTGTACATGCAGGCCGAGCAGCGCTTCCGCGACAGCCCGCAGGACATCGGCTCGTTCTACGTGCGCAGCGACGCCGGGGCGATGATCCCCCTGGAGTCCCTGGTGAAGGTGAACCCCATCGTCTCCGCCCAGGTCATCCGGCACTACAACCTGTTCCGCTCCGCGGAGATCAACGGCCAGGGCGCGCCCGGCGTGTCCTCGGGTCAGGCGCTCGCCGCCATGGAGCAGCTCGCCGCCGAGCGGCTGCCCCCGGGCATGAGCGCGGAGTGGACGGGCCTGAGCCTCGAGCAGAAGGAGAGCGGCGGTCAGACGGTCATCATCTTCGGCCTGGGCCTGCTCTTCGTGTTCCTCGTGCTCGCGGCGCAGTACGAGAGCTTCACCCTGCCCTTCGTCATCATCCTGTCGGTGCCGCTGGCCATCATGGGCGCCATCGGCCTGCAGCTCGCGCGCGGCTTCGCCAACGACGTGTTCTGTCAGGTGGGGCTGGTGATGCTCGTGGGCCTGGCCAGCAAGAACGCCATCCTCATCGTGGAGTTCGCCGAGCAGCTGCGCGCCGCGGGCAAGAGCGCGGCGGAGGCGGTGGTGGAGGCCGCCGCGGTGCGTCTGCGGCCCATCCTGATGACGTCCATCGCGTTCCTCCTGGGCGTGGTGCCGCTCATGACGGCCACGGGCGCGGGCGCCGCGTCGCGCAACTCCCTGGGCACCACGGTGTTCGGCGGCATGCTCGTGTCCACGGTGGTGAACTTCCTCTTCATCCCCGGCCTGTACGTGCTGATGCTCAAGCTCCGGGGCGAGGCCGAGGCCCCGGCCAGCTCCGGCTCCAACGACTCCGGCTCGGACGCGGATTCTCACGGAGTCCCCGCGCCCTCGCCCTGA
- the omp85 gene encoding Omp85 family outer membrane protein encodes MPPIQKTWAGVVLALWAASAGAQDTAPPEPVPPREVEVPPAVERSPVRTGWRVQGLPLVNYNSDEGLGYGARLMLVDRGNGTERPYRMVFVAQFFQTTRGVANHRLFLDAPRFLESRWRLAASVGIINDRFSPYFGLGQRAGYTAAYATCADRSTLSTNPDVCPDNPDFRGLRYYTYDQRTLPSIMLNGRRQLGDSPWQLEVGYRFRLTDVRTRYGADDLGQARESLLEEDIRAGLVGGLGEERAGGLLRLRSGEVNAGVILDLRDNEPAPVRGMFHEFALRGAAPATGSAFTYGGASLNLRFYHPLFTERLVAALRLFGDVVAGDVPFTLLSTFTGIEWREGFGGIGGVYSARGILKNRLQGKAKLLGNGELRWKFLSVEPGGQRLDFTLISFFDAGRAWTDPRFRDATTTLYGAGGGLRIAWEENFVVRADYGVSPRDGTTGFYLDFNHMF; translated from the coding sequence ATGCCACCGATTCAAAAGACGTGGGCGGGCGTGGTGTTGGCGCTGTGGGCGGCCTCGGCGGGCGCGCAGGACACCGCGCCGCCGGAGCCCGTGCCTCCTCGTGAAGTGGAAGTCCCGCCCGCCGTGGAGCGCTCGCCCGTGCGCACGGGCTGGCGCGTGCAGGGCCTGCCCCTGGTCAACTACAACAGCGACGAGGGCCTCGGGTATGGCGCCCGGCTGATGCTGGTGGACCGGGGCAACGGCACCGAGCGGCCCTACCGCATGGTGTTCGTGGCGCAGTTCTTCCAGACGACGCGCGGGGTGGCCAACCACCGCCTGTTCCTGGACGCGCCCCGCTTCCTGGAGTCGCGCTGGCGGCTGGCCGCCTCGGTGGGCATCATCAACGATCGCTTCTCGCCGTACTTCGGCCTGGGGCAGCGCGCCGGGTACACGGCCGCGTACGCCACCTGCGCGGACCGGAGCACGCTCTCCACCAACCCGGACGTGTGCCCGGACAACCCGGACTTCCGGGGGCTGCGCTACTACACCTACGATCAGCGCACCCTGCCGAGCATCATGCTCAACGGGCGCCGGCAGCTCGGGGACAGCCCCTGGCAGTTGGAAGTGGGCTACCGCTTCCGCCTGACCGACGTGCGCACGCGCTACGGCGCGGACGACCTGGGCCAGGCGCGCGAGTCCCTGCTGGAGGAGGACATCCGCGCCGGGCTCGTGGGCGGGCTGGGCGAGGAGCGCGCGGGGGGCCTGTTGCGCCTGCGCTCGGGTGAGGTGAACGCGGGGGTGATCCTCGACCTGCGGGACAACGAGCCGGCGCCCGTGCGCGGCATGTTCCACGAGTTCGCCCTGCGCGGCGCCGCGCCCGCCACGGGCAGCGCCTTCACCTACGGCGGCGCCTCGCTCAACCTGCGCTTCTACCACCCGCTCTTCACCGAGCGCCTGGTCGCGGCGCTGCGGCTGTTCGGCGACGTGGTGGCCGGGGACGTGCCCTTCACGCTCTTGAGCACCTTCACGGGCATCGAGTGGCGCGAGGGCTTTGGCGGCATCGGCGGCGTGTACTCCGCGCGCGGCATCCTCAAGAACCGCCTGCAGGGCAAGGCGAAGCTGCTGGGCAACGGGGAGCTGCGCTGGAAGTTCCTCTCCGTGGAGCCGGGCGGACAGCGGCTGGACTTCACGCTCATCTCCTTCTTCGACGCGGGGCGGGCCTGGACGGATCCGCGCTTCCGGGACGCGACCACCACGCTCTATGGCGCCGGGGGCGGGTTGCGCATCGCCTGGGAGGAGAACTTCGTCGTCCGGGCGGACTACGGCGTGAGCCCCCGGGATGGCACCACGGGCTTCTACCTCGACTTCAACCACATGTTCTGA